A stretch of the Ostrea edulis chromosome 9, xbOstEdul1.1, whole genome shotgun sequence genome encodes the following:
- the LOC125658890 gene encoding uncharacterized protein LOC125658890 isoform X1, giving the protein MHTMYEKVVSVIEKPVEERTDIECTDLISWFRNKSSLFRSLKAEIIKDVIRHCIFERPKKDDVIIKQGDNGDRLYIILRGKMSIHVLQDKENDQEIRQAIEKAVSKGKLDRAALGQHVWTSGEGNTVGEIALIKEDCVRTASVVVDEDTDLMVVDRMLYNRSVRDVLEKEFHDKTVFVDTNPLFSYWSPKMKKSLAISLKREIHFYGSPIVRQGQPVENLYIITEGEVEILIDQGGYKEQYPEIWTEMKRLLPELLPPRRRVSVGRQREIPVNITPSESLRQKKMSHKHFQMCLLGGNEIIGATETLLGLKSYMENANVTRRTELLSLSKGNYQRLFMKKSANRSIDLLKSVMVSRLYLYIHRTQLSLHNASLLKYFTLKLRDPESLKQLRSRNGRKSRGKQEKNKEYFYGAFNSRSYDKDEENIRSFLKTMGVYYITDNSLPELETSTRVLADLNAHLSDWLKRTRKSDKPEFREVLSPEGQKYKRYRLEAMTQPPRLDTFVRTKTVI; this is encoded by the exons ATGCATACGATGTATGAAAAGGTGGTGTCGGTGATTGAGAAGCCAGTGGAGGAACGGACGGACATCGAATGTACGGATCTGATCTCTTGGTTCCGTAACAAATCCTCCCTATTCCGATCTCTTAAAGCAG aAATAATCAAAGACGTTATACGACATTGTATTTTTGAGAGACCTAAGAAGGATGACGTCATTATCAAGCAAGGGGACAATGGAGACAG GTTATATATCATTCTTCGCGGGAAAATGTCAATTCATGTTTTACAAGACAAAGAAAACGACCAAGAAATTAGGCAAGCAATAGAGAAAGCTGTATCAAAGGGTAAACTGGACAGGGCAGCATTAGGGCAACATGTGTGGACGTCAG GTGAGGGCAACACGGTAGGCGAGATCGCTCTCATTAAAGAGGATTGCGTGAGAACGGCAAGTGTCGTTGTGGATGAAGACACGGACTTGATGGTCGTGGATAGGATGCTTTACAACAGATCAGTCCGCGACGTTCTAGAGAAAGAGTTCCACGACAAAACTGTCTTTGTGGATACGAATCCTCTATTTTCATATTGGTCTCCCAAAATGAAGAAATCTCTAGcaatttctttgaaaagagaAATTCACTTCTATGGAAGCCCGATTGTGCGACAAGGTCAACCTGTGGAAAATCTGTATATAATTACAGA AGGAGAAGTTGAGATTTTGATCGACCAGGGTGGGTACAAAGAACAGTATCCAGAAATTTGGACGGAAATGAAACGTTTACTACCGGAACTCCTACCTCC GAGACGAAGGGTTTCAGTAGGAAGACAAAG AGAAATCCCTGTCAATATCACGCCTTCTGAATCTCTGCGTCAGAAAAAGATGTCAcataaacattttcaaatgtGTCTTCTGGGTGGAAATGAGATAATCG GTGCGACGGAGACGTTACTGGGATTGAAATCATACATGGAAAATGCAAACGTCACACGGCGGACCGAATTATTATCGCTTAGTAAAGGAAATTACCAACGTTTGTTCATGAAGAAGTCGGCAAATCGGAGTATAGACTTACTAAAAAGTGTAATGGTGTCTCGATTGTATCTCTATATACACAGGACTCAGTTGTCCCTCCACAATGCTTCCTTGCTTAAGTACTTTACCCTCAAACTCAGGGATCCCGAGTCACTGAAACAGTTGCGATCACGTAATGGAAGAAAATCTAGAGGCAAACAGGAGAAGAATAAGGAGTATTTTTATGGGGCCTTCAACTCGCGGAGTTATGACAAGGATGAAGAAAACATCCGAAGCTTTCTGAAAACAATGGGAGTGTACTACATTACCGACAATTCTCTACCAGAGTTAGAAACCAGCACGCGAGTTTTGGCGGACTTAAATGCTCACTTATCGGATTGGTTGAAGCGTACACGGAAAAGCGACAAACCAGAATTCAGAGAAGTTTTATCACCCGAGGGACAAAAGTATAAAAGATACCGCCTTGAG GCAATGACTCAACCACCGAGACTGGATACCTTTGTGAGAACCAAAACAGTCATTTGA
- the LOC125658890 gene encoding uncharacterized protein LOC125658890 isoform X3 — protein sequence MHTMYEKVVSVIEKPVEERTDIECTDLISWFRNKSSLFRSLKAEIIKDVIRHCIFERPKKDDVIIKQGDNGDRLYIILRGKMSIHVLQDKENDQEIRQAIEKAVSKGKLDRAALGQHVWTSGEGNTVGEIALIKEDCVRTASVVVDEDTDLMVVDRMLYNRSVRDVLEKEFHDKTVFVDTNPLFSYWSPKMKKSLAISLKREIHFYGSPIVRQGQPVENLYIITEGEVEILIDQGGYKEQYPEIWTEMKRLLPELLPPEIPVNITPSESLRQKKMSHKHFQMCLLGGNEIIGATETLLGLKSYMENANVTRRTELLSLSKGNYQRLFMKKSANRSIDLLKSVMVSRLYLYIHRTQLSLHNASLLKYFTLKLRDPESLKQLRSRNGRKSRGKQEKNKEYFYGAFNSRSYDKDEENIRSFLKTMGVYYITDNSLPELETSTRVLADLNAHLSDWLKRTRKSDKPEFREVLSPEGQKYKRYRLEAMTQPPRLDTFVRTKTVI from the exons ATGCATACGATGTATGAAAAGGTGGTGTCGGTGATTGAGAAGCCAGTGGAGGAACGGACGGACATCGAATGTACGGATCTGATCTCTTGGTTCCGTAACAAATCCTCCCTATTCCGATCTCTTAAAGCAG aAATAATCAAAGACGTTATACGACATTGTATTTTTGAGAGACCTAAGAAGGATGACGTCATTATCAAGCAAGGGGACAATGGAGACAG GTTATATATCATTCTTCGCGGGAAAATGTCAATTCATGTTTTACAAGACAAAGAAAACGACCAAGAAATTAGGCAAGCAATAGAGAAAGCTGTATCAAAGGGTAAACTGGACAGGGCAGCATTAGGGCAACATGTGTGGACGTCAG GTGAGGGCAACACGGTAGGCGAGATCGCTCTCATTAAAGAGGATTGCGTGAGAACGGCAAGTGTCGTTGTGGATGAAGACACGGACTTGATGGTCGTGGATAGGATGCTTTACAACAGATCAGTCCGCGACGTTCTAGAGAAAGAGTTCCACGACAAAACTGTCTTTGTGGATACGAATCCTCTATTTTCATATTGGTCTCCCAAAATGAAGAAATCTCTAGcaatttctttgaaaagagaAATTCACTTCTATGGAAGCCCGATTGTGCGACAAGGTCAACCTGTGGAAAATCTGTATATAATTACAGA AGGAGAAGTTGAGATTTTGATCGACCAGGGTGGGTACAAAGAACAGTATCCAGAAATTTGGACGGAAATGAAACGTTTACTACCGGAACTCCTACCTCC AGAAATCCCTGTCAATATCACGCCTTCTGAATCTCTGCGTCAGAAAAAGATGTCAcataaacattttcaaatgtGTCTTCTGGGTGGAAATGAGATAATCG GTGCGACGGAGACGTTACTGGGATTGAAATCATACATGGAAAATGCAAACGTCACACGGCGGACCGAATTATTATCGCTTAGTAAAGGAAATTACCAACGTTTGTTCATGAAGAAGTCGGCAAATCGGAGTATAGACTTACTAAAAAGTGTAATGGTGTCTCGATTGTATCTCTATATACACAGGACTCAGTTGTCCCTCCACAATGCTTCCTTGCTTAAGTACTTTACCCTCAAACTCAGGGATCCCGAGTCACTGAAACAGTTGCGATCACGTAATGGAAGAAAATCTAGAGGCAAACAGGAGAAGAATAAGGAGTATTTTTATGGGGCCTTCAACTCGCGGAGTTATGACAAGGATGAAGAAAACATCCGAAGCTTTCTGAAAACAATGGGAGTGTACTACATTACCGACAATTCTCTACCAGAGTTAGAAACCAGCACGCGAGTTTTGGCGGACTTAAATGCTCACTTATCGGATTGGTTGAAGCGTACACGGAAAAGCGACAAACCAGAATTCAGAGAAGTTTTATCACCCGAGGGACAAAAGTATAAAAGATACCGCCTTGAG GCAATGACTCAACCACCGAGACTGGATACCTTTGTGAGAACCAAAACAGTCATTTGA
- the LOC125658890 gene encoding uncharacterized protein LOC125658890 isoform X2: MHTMYEKVVSVIEKPVEERTDIECTDLISWFRNKSSLFRSLKAEIIKDVIRHCIFERPKKDDVIIKQGDNGDRLYIILRGKMSIHVLQDKENDQEIRQAIEKAVSKGKLDRAALGQHVWTSGEGNTVGEIALIKEDCVRTASVVVDEDTDLMVVDRMLYNRSVRDVLEKEFHDKTVFVDTNPLFSYWSPKMKKSLAISLKREIHFYGSPIVRQGQPVENLYIITEGEVEILIDQGGYKEQYPEIWTEMKRLLPELLPPRRRVSVGRQREIPVNITPSESLRQKKMSHKHFQMCLLGGNEIIGATETLLGLKSYMENANVTRRTELLSLSKGNYQRLFMKKSANRSIDLLKSVMVSRLYLYIHRTQLSLHNASLLKYFTLKLRDPESLKQLRSRNGRKSRGKQEKNKEYFYGAFNSRSYDKDEENIRSFLKTMGVYYITDNSLPELETSTRVLADLNAHLSDWLKRTRKSDKPEFREVLSPEGQKYKRYRLEVCKRGYTMGQ, encoded by the exons ATGCATACGATGTATGAAAAGGTGGTGTCGGTGATTGAGAAGCCAGTGGAGGAACGGACGGACATCGAATGTACGGATCTGATCTCTTGGTTCCGTAACAAATCCTCCCTATTCCGATCTCTTAAAGCAG aAATAATCAAAGACGTTATACGACATTGTATTTTTGAGAGACCTAAGAAGGATGACGTCATTATCAAGCAAGGGGACAATGGAGACAG GTTATATATCATTCTTCGCGGGAAAATGTCAATTCATGTTTTACAAGACAAAGAAAACGACCAAGAAATTAGGCAAGCAATAGAGAAAGCTGTATCAAAGGGTAAACTGGACAGGGCAGCATTAGGGCAACATGTGTGGACGTCAG GTGAGGGCAACACGGTAGGCGAGATCGCTCTCATTAAAGAGGATTGCGTGAGAACGGCAAGTGTCGTTGTGGATGAAGACACGGACTTGATGGTCGTGGATAGGATGCTTTACAACAGATCAGTCCGCGACGTTCTAGAGAAAGAGTTCCACGACAAAACTGTCTTTGTGGATACGAATCCTCTATTTTCATATTGGTCTCCCAAAATGAAGAAATCTCTAGcaatttctttgaaaagagaAATTCACTTCTATGGAAGCCCGATTGTGCGACAAGGTCAACCTGTGGAAAATCTGTATATAATTACAGA AGGAGAAGTTGAGATTTTGATCGACCAGGGTGGGTACAAAGAACAGTATCCAGAAATTTGGACGGAAATGAAACGTTTACTACCGGAACTCCTACCTCC GAGACGAAGGGTTTCAGTAGGAAGACAAAG AGAAATCCCTGTCAATATCACGCCTTCTGAATCTCTGCGTCAGAAAAAGATGTCAcataaacattttcaaatgtGTCTTCTGGGTGGAAATGAGATAATCG GTGCGACGGAGACGTTACTGGGATTGAAATCATACATGGAAAATGCAAACGTCACACGGCGGACCGAATTATTATCGCTTAGTAAAGGAAATTACCAACGTTTGTTCATGAAGAAGTCGGCAAATCGGAGTATAGACTTACTAAAAAGTGTAATGGTGTCTCGATTGTATCTCTATATACACAGGACTCAGTTGTCCCTCCACAATGCTTCCTTGCTTAAGTACTTTACCCTCAAACTCAGGGATCCCGAGTCACTGAAACAGTTGCGATCACGTAATGGAAGAAAATCTAGAGGCAAACAGGAGAAGAATAAGGAGTATTTTTATGGGGCCTTCAACTCGCGGAGTTATGACAAGGATGAAGAAAACATCCGAAGCTTTCTGAAAACAATGGGAGTGTACTACATTACCGACAATTCTCTACCAGAGTTAGAAACCAGCACGCGAGTTTTGGCGGACTTAAATGCTCACTTATCGGATTGGTTGAAGCGTACACGGAAAAGCGACAAACCAGAATTCAGAGAAGTTTTATCACCCGAGGGACAAAAGTATAAAAGATACCGCCTTGAG GTATGCAAACGTGGATACACGATGGG GCAATGA
- the LOC125658890 gene encoding uncharacterized protein LOC125658890 isoform X4: MHTMYEKVVSVIEKPVEERTDIECTDLISWFRNKSSLFRSLKAEIIKDVIRHCIFERPKKDDVIIKQGDNGDRLYIILRGKMSIHVLQDKENDQEIRQAIEKAVSKGKLDRAALGQHVWTSGEGNTVGEIALIKEDCVRTASVVVDEDTDLMVVDRMLYNRSVRDVLEKEFHDKTVFVDTNPLFSYWSPKMKKSLAISLKREIHFYGSPIVRQGQPVENLYIITEGEVEILIDQGGYKEQYPEIWTEMKRLLPELLPPRRRVSVGRQREIPVNITPSESLRQKKMSHKHFQMCLLGGNEIIGATETLLGLKSYMENANVTRRTELLSLSKGNYQRLFMKKSANRSIDLLKSVMVSRLYLYIHRTQLSLHNASLLKYFTLKLRDPESLKQLRSRNGRKSRGKQEKNKEYFYGAFNSRSYDKDEENIRSFLKTMGVYYITDNSLPELETSTRVLADLNAHLSDWLKRTRKSDKPEFREVLSPEGQKYKRYRLEF; the protein is encoded by the exons ATGCATACGATGTATGAAAAGGTGGTGTCGGTGATTGAGAAGCCAGTGGAGGAACGGACGGACATCGAATGTACGGATCTGATCTCTTGGTTCCGTAACAAATCCTCCCTATTCCGATCTCTTAAAGCAG aAATAATCAAAGACGTTATACGACATTGTATTTTTGAGAGACCTAAGAAGGATGACGTCATTATCAAGCAAGGGGACAATGGAGACAG GTTATATATCATTCTTCGCGGGAAAATGTCAATTCATGTTTTACAAGACAAAGAAAACGACCAAGAAATTAGGCAAGCAATAGAGAAAGCTGTATCAAAGGGTAAACTGGACAGGGCAGCATTAGGGCAACATGTGTGGACGTCAG GTGAGGGCAACACGGTAGGCGAGATCGCTCTCATTAAAGAGGATTGCGTGAGAACGGCAAGTGTCGTTGTGGATGAAGACACGGACTTGATGGTCGTGGATAGGATGCTTTACAACAGATCAGTCCGCGACGTTCTAGAGAAAGAGTTCCACGACAAAACTGTCTTTGTGGATACGAATCCTCTATTTTCATATTGGTCTCCCAAAATGAAGAAATCTCTAGcaatttctttgaaaagagaAATTCACTTCTATGGAAGCCCGATTGTGCGACAAGGTCAACCTGTGGAAAATCTGTATATAATTACAGA AGGAGAAGTTGAGATTTTGATCGACCAGGGTGGGTACAAAGAACAGTATCCAGAAATTTGGACGGAAATGAAACGTTTACTACCGGAACTCCTACCTCC GAGACGAAGGGTTTCAGTAGGAAGACAAAG AGAAATCCCTGTCAATATCACGCCTTCTGAATCTCTGCGTCAGAAAAAGATGTCAcataaacattttcaaatgtGTCTTCTGGGTGGAAATGAGATAATCG GTGCGACGGAGACGTTACTGGGATTGAAATCATACATGGAAAATGCAAACGTCACACGGCGGACCGAATTATTATCGCTTAGTAAAGGAAATTACCAACGTTTGTTCATGAAGAAGTCGGCAAATCGGAGTATAGACTTACTAAAAAGTGTAATGGTGTCTCGATTGTATCTCTATATACACAGGACTCAGTTGTCCCTCCACAATGCTTCCTTGCTTAAGTACTTTACCCTCAAACTCAGGGATCCCGAGTCACTGAAACAGTTGCGATCACGTAATGGAAGAAAATCTAGAGGCAAACAGGAGAAGAATAAGGAGTATTTTTATGGGGCCTTCAACTCGCGGAGTTATGACAAGGATGAAGAAAACATCCGAAGCTTTCTGAAAACAATGGGAGTGTACTACATTACCGACAATTCTCTACCAGAGTTAGAAACCAGCACGCGAGTTTTGGCGGACTTAAATGCTCACTTATCGGATTGGTTGAAGCGTACACGGAAAAGCGACAAACCAGAATTCAGAGAAGTTTTATCACCCGAGGGACAAAAGTATAAAAGATACCGCCTTGAG TTTTAA